The Candidatus Babeliales bacterium genome has a window encoding:
- a CDS encoding F0F1 ATP synthase subunit delta: MNHTYVDKDIAKKYATAFIKVFFTSITFADINRIEKAQKFLQTHKRTLFFLQLPQFDHKIREAMVADLVNYFSLPMQLSTIILLLIDHNRSYYIPEVLSFIIILYREQTGSIQFVCTSSQVLNEEQIESIKKFLERYIHKNITCVQSINPSLIAGIRLQSNNYLWEHSVYKHIQALYSLKNRK; encoded by the coding sequence GTGAATCACACATACGTTGATAAAGATATTGCTAAAAAATATGCTACAGCATTTATAAAAGTATTTTTTACTTCTATTACCTTTGCCGATATAAATAGAATAGAAAAAGCACAAAAATTTCTTCAAACGCATAAGCGTACGCTCTTCTTTTTACAATTACCACAATTTGATCATAAGATAAGAGAAGCAATGGTTGCTGATCTCGTTAACTATTTTTCGTTACCCATGCAGCTTTCAACAATTATTTTGCTTCTTATTGACCATAATCGGTCCTATTATATTCCTGAAGTTTTATCATTTATTATTATATTATATAGAGAACAAACGGGCAGCATTCAATTTGTCTGTACAAGTTCTCAAGTTCTTAATGAAGAACAAATTGAATCTATCAAAAAGTTCCTTGAGCGATATATACACAAAAATATTACGTGTGTACAATCCATCAATCCATCATTAATTGCAGGCATTCGTTTGCAAAGCAATAACTACCTCTGGGAACATTCGGTATATAAACATATTCAAGCTTTATACTCGCTAAAAAATAGAAAGTAA